GGTGTCACCAAGCCGCCGAGAGAACGACTCGTACCGACACAGTCGGTAGTCAAGTGGTTGTACGACGTCACACAAGCCACCTCCAGACTGGAGCGTGCGCCCTTATTCGCGTTCGGGGGTAAGAGCAGATCTGGCATTTTTTCCAAGCATTCACTTCAAAACGACTTCTAAGAGGCTCTACGGCTACCAAACGTGGAGCTCCTCCCGACGCTTACAACCTTATTCATCATGGCGACTCAAGAACAAATCCTTCACTACGCATGGAAATACCAGCTCTACGCCGCGCCGGAATGGACGACCACGGACGGCGAACAGCTCCGCGTCATCACGCCCGGCATACACAACACCGACGCCGGCCCCGACTTCTTCAACGCCAAAGTGCAACTGGACGACATCACCTGGGTGGGCAATGTGGAGATCCACGGACGCTCGTCGGACTGGCTACGGCACGGGCACGATACGAATCCGGCCTACGACTCGGTCATCCTGCACGTTGTCGGTGAGGCCGACACGCCGATCCGTCGCACCGACGGCTCGCTCATCCCGCAGGTCGTCGTACGGGTGCCCGAACGCGTTGTCCGAAGCATCGACTGGTTGCTCTCGCGCGAGCAGGCCGTCCCCTGCATCGATCGCCTCAGCGGACTCGACGACCGGTTGCTCTACGGCTGGCTCTCGGTCTTAGTCGGCGAACGCCTCAAACGCAAAACGAACGACATCTTCCGACGCCTCGAGCGCACACACAACGACTGGAACGAAACGTTCTACATCACCCTCTCGCGCAACTTCGGCTTTGGCACCAACAGCGACGCCTTCGAGTGGCTCGCCTCCGGGCTACCCTTCAAATACATCTGCAAGCAGCGCCACAGCACGGTGCAAATCGAGGCCCTGCTCTTCGGCCAAGCGGGCATGCTCAGCGACGCACGTGACGACGCCTACTACCGCACCCTACAGCGCGAATACCACTTCCTCCGCACCAAGTACAGCCTTCGCCCGATCGACGCCCACCTCTTCAAGAACTTCCGCACCCGCCCCCTCAACTTCCCTCACCTCCGCGTGGCGCAACTCGCCTCCGTCTGGGCGCACAACGACACGCTCTTCTCCGAGATACTCGAGGATCCCTCGGCCGACCGCCTCTGCCGCTGCTTCGACGTCCCACTGTCGGCCTATTGGAATACGCACTTCCACTTCGACTATCCCTCGCCGCCGCATAAGCCCTCCCTCGGCCCCTCCGCCGCCCGCCTGATGCTGATCAACACCGTCGTACCGATCCTCTACGCCTACGGTCTCCAGAAGAATGTGCCCGAATACTGCGAACGCGCCCAGCGCCTCCTCG
The sequence above is drawn from the Tannerella serpentiformis genome and encodes:
- a CDS encoding DUF2851 family protein — encoded protein: MATQEQILHYAWKYQLYAAPEWTTTDGEQLRVITPGIHNTDAGPDFFNAKVQLDDITWVGNVEIHGRSSDWLRHGHDTNPAYDSVILHVVGEADTPIRRTDGSLIPQVVVRVPERVVRSIDWLLSREQAVPCIDRLSGLDDRLLYGWLSVLVGERLKRKTNDIFRRLERTHNDWNETFYITLSRNFGFGTNSDAFEWLASGLPFKYICKQRHSTVQIEALLFGQAGMLSDARDDAYYRTLQREYHFLRTKYSLRPIDAHLFKNFRTRPLNFPHLRVAQLASVWAHNDTLFSEILEDPSADRLCRCFDVPLSAYWNTHFHFDYPSPPHKPSLGPSAARLMLINTVVPILYAYGLQKNVPEYCERAQRLLDSLPPERNAVIRPFTEAGIRPRNASDSQALLQLRREYCEPKRCLSCRIAFGLIKHSLA